The following coding sequences lie in one Thalassoglobus polymorphus genomic window:
- a CDS encoding DUF1207 domain-containing protein yields the protein MQKFFSNRRQALLIPCFALMIFLGVLVPVRLGVAQEDHCFPPLALPPVSNFDPEFGASSQPFFYEEFSNNDSLNTHLSGSLENNYHDAQPLSNDSPFYPLYCHQDRSDWRWTFLPQGVLYGTYWASSAEPRMAVKVIEEQAHGSLIDSEIGGRIGFVRFGARNRLEGWQFDLLGGVNLRQDPDVGLDMQATDYRFDLPLTYRNGPHSFKMGYYHVSAHAGDEYLVTNQILTRQNYVRDVFNFGYSYNPTPELRLYGEVGYGFNVDVSEPLEFQFGFDYGPAKVTRIYGAPFLAANVHLKEELNFGGNVAIQAGWAWRGEALAAGILRSGVYFYDGGSSQFAFYQTHETQVGWGLWYDY from the coding sequence ATGCAAAAATTCTTTTCAAATCGAAGGCAGGCTCTGCTGATCCCCTGTTTTGCGCTCATGATTTTTCTGGGCGTTTTAGTACCGGTACGCTTGGGCGTCGCTCAAGAAGACCATTGCTTCCCGCCACTGGCATTGCCGCCGGTTTCTAACTTCGATCCAGAATTTGGAGCCTCTTCCCAACCCTTCTTCTACGAAGAGTTCAGCAACAACGATAGTCTCAACACTCACCTCAGTGGTAGTCTCGAAAACAACTATCATGACGCGCAGCCACTGTCGAACGACAGCCCGTTCTACCCGCTCTACTGTCATCAGGATCGAAGCGACTGGCGATGGACATTTTTGCCTCAGGGTGTTTTGTATGGCACATACTGGGCAAGTTCCGCCGAGCCGAGAATGGCTGTCAAAGTGATTGAAGAGCAGGCCCACGGATCGCTGATCGATTCGGAAATCGGCGGCCGTATTGGTTTTGTTCGCTTTGGTGCAAGAAACCGTTTAGAGGGTTGGCAGTTCGACCTTCTCGGTGGTGTGAACTTACGACAAGACCCTGACGTCGGTCTCGACATGCAAGCAACCGATTACCGATTCGATTTACCGCTCACCTATCGCAATGGGCCACACTCCTTCAAGATGGGGTACTACCATGTGAGTGCTCATGCCGGTGACGAGTATCTTGTGACGAATCAAATTTTGACACGGCAGAACTATGTTCGCGATGTCTTCAACTTTGGTTATTCCTACAATCCAACGCCAGAGTTGCGGCTGTATGGTGAAGTCGGCTACGGATTTAATGTCGACGTCTCCGAACCGTTGGAATTTCAATTCGGTTTCGACTACGGCCCCGCCAAAGTGACTCGAATTTACGGAGCCCCCTTCTTGGCGGCCAATGTCCACCTCAAAGAAGAACTCAACTTCGGTGGCAACGTTGCAATCCAGGCTGGCTGGGCCTGGAGAGGCGAAGCTCTGGCTGCTGGAATCTTGCGATCCGGAGTCTACTTCTACGACGGCGGAAGCTCTCAATTCGCCTTCTACCAGACACACGAAACCCAAGTCGGCTGGG
- a CDS encoding sulfatase family protein, translating to MTLRLLMLLQILAFSPLHANERPNILFCIADDASYSHFGAYGSTWVKTPGFDRVAREGILFNNCYTPNAKCAPSRACILTGRNTWQLEEACNHLPFFPAKFKSYVEALNEHGYHTGKTMKGWAPGVAVNEDGSRRHLAGTPYNKRKAKPPTNAISNNDYAGNFEDFLAANRDGKPFCFWYGCVEPHRRYEYGSGVAKAGKKLTDIDSVPGFWPDNETVRNDMLDYAYEVEHFDTHLVRMLKILEDRGELENTLVVVTSDNGMPFPRIKGQEYELSNHLPLAIMWPKGIKSAGREIDDYVSFIDYAPTFLEVAGVSQEDSKMAAITGRSLVEYFNTEKEGIVFKERDHVLIGKERHDVGRPHDWGYPIRGIVKDGHLYLHNFETSRWPVGNPETGYLNTDGSPTKTDILNQRRSGEESYFWGLCFGKRPQEELFNIKEDPECLNNLATASSHEELKAQLKKQLFAELKDQGDPRLNGNPEVFDNYKVSSEPNANFYERFMRGEKLNAGWVNESDFEKEAIQD from the coding sequence ATGACGCTGCGCCTGCTAATGCTGTTGCAAATTCTCGCTTTTTCGCCCTTGCATGCAAACGAAAGACCGAACATCCTTTTCTGCATTGCGGATGATGCTTCGTATTCTCACTTTGGTGCATACGGGAGCACCTGGGTGAAAACACCGGGGTTTGACCGTGTCGCTCGTGAAGGAATTCTGTTCAATAATTGCTATACCCCCAATGCCAAATGTGCACCATCACGGGCGTGCATACTGACAGGTCGCAACACATGGCAACTGGAAGAAGCCTGTAATCACTTGCCGTTCTTTCCGGCGAAGTTTAAGTCGTACGTTGAAGCTCTCAACGAGCATGGTTACCACACCGGAAAAACGATGAAAGGTTGGGCCCCAGGAGTTGCAGTCAATGAAGATGGTTCACGCAGACATCTTGCAGGAACTCCCTACAACAAGCGTAAAGCCAAGCCGCCCACAAATGCGATTTCCAATAATGACTACGCTGGGAACTTTGAAGATTTCCTGGCAGCGAATCGAGATGGCAAGCCGTTTTGTTTCTGGTATGGCTGTGTCGAACCGCATCGACGTTATGAGTACGGCAGCGGCGTTGCGAAAGCTGGCAAGAAACTGACCGATATCGATTCTGTTCCGGGATTCTGGCCCGATAACGAAACCGTCCGCAACGACATGCTCGACTACGCGTATGAAGTCGAACACTTCGACACGCATCTTGTTCGCATGCTGAAAATTCTTGAAGATCGTGGAGAACTTGAGAACACACTCGTCGTTGTGACATCGGACAACGGAATGCCATTTCCACGAATTAAAGGTCAGGAGTACGAACTCTCGAACCACTTACCGCTGGCGATCATGTGGCCAAAGGGGATCAAGTCGGCCGGTCGGGAAATTGATGACTACGTCAGCTTCATCGATTACGCCCCTACGTTTCTCGAAGTCGCTGGGGTTTCGCAAGAAGACTCAAAAATGGCAGCCATCACCGGTCGCAGCCTTGTCGAGTATTTCAACACCGAAAAAGAAGGCATCGTCTTCAAAGAACGTGATCACGTGCTGATCGGCAAAGAGCGACACGACGTCGGCAGGCCACATGACTGGGGGTACCCGATTCGCGGCATCGTGAAAGATGGTCACCTCTATTTGCACAACTTTGAAACTTCACGCTGGCCCGTCGGGAATCCAGAAACTGGTTATCTGAACACAGATGGCAGCCCGACCAAAACCGACATTTTGAACCAGCGACGCTCTGGTGAGGAGTCGTACTTCTGGGGTTTGTGCTTTGGGAAAAGACCACAAGAGGAACTCTTCAACATTAAAGAAGATCCCGAATGCCTGAACAATCTTGCGACAGCATCGTCACATGAAGAACTTAAAGCTCAGCTCAAAAAACAACTCTTTGCTGAATTGAAGGATCAAGGTGACCCACGTTTGAATGGCAACCCTGAAGTCTTCGACAACTACAAAGTTTCATCAGAACCAAATGCGAATTTTTACGAACGCTTTATGCGCGGCGAAAAACTGAATGCTGGCTGGGTGAATGAAAGTGATTTTGAGAAAGAAGCAATTCAGGACTAG